A genomic window from Sulfurospirillum multivorans DSM 12446 includes:
- a CDS encoding HepT-like ribonuclease domain-containing protein produces MFNPEDVQKLERIAEKINLINEITNDFGSIQSALKDKKSGKPSIMMHLLSMSEQFNRLKDNSSFDILSKFDKEDLKGSYDIRNFIAHDYEGVNLPIIEMVIRIKLPKIKAVVDDLLDIRGNCKK; encoded by the coding sequence ATGTTTAATCCTGAAGATGTTCAAAAACTTGAACGAATTGCAGAAAAAATAAATCTTATTAACGAAATCACCAATGATTTTGGCTCAATACAAAGTGCGCTTAAAGATAAAAAGAGCGGAAAACCTTCAATAATGATGCACCTGCTCTCCATGTCAGAACAGTTCAATAGACTCAAAGACAACAGTTCGTTTGACATACTCTCAAAATTTGATAAAGAAGACCTCAAAGGTAGCTATGATATTAGAAATTTTATAGCGCATGACTATGAGGGTGTAAACTTACCCATTATCGAAATGGTCATTAGAATAAAACTCCCTAAAATCAAGGCTGTCGTGGATGATTTGTTGGATATTAGAGGTAATTGTAAAAAATAA
- the nosZ gene encoding Sec-dependent nitrous-oxide reductase: MKKYVWLMYSMIAGWLFLAQSIEAQSKFQDVMQQRGLSEQDAIAALKVYQPSGKHDEYYVFASGGQSGQVLVYGVPSMRILKYISVFTPEPWQGYGFDTDSKEILREGNVRGREINWGDTHHPALSETNGVYDGQYLFINDKANARIAVINLKYFETSQIVVNPLFKSDHGGAFVTPNTEYILESCQYAAPLTNDYYPMEAYQDTYRGGVTFWKFDKEKGRILPEESFTLELPPYMQDLTDAGKGISDGWGFTNSFNSELYTGGIEKGFPPFEAGCSRSDTDYLHVYNWKKLAELAKDAKNVKIINNHKVIPIDVAVKNNALFLIPENKSPHGVDVNPNGQYIIVSGKLDTHASVYDFKKILQQIDNKEFVGKDSYGIPILDLKKSLHGQLELGLGHLHNSFGKEDGIVYSSLYVDSQIVKWDYKNLKIYDRVNIHYNVGHLEAMEGKSADPQGKYLIALNKLAIDRFLPVGPLHPQNNQLIDIGDKKMELLYDLPIPLGEPHQAASIRASKIHPEVRYPMGTNPKTNQPHIGKTLAGEEHIVRKGDHMYIYATMVRSHINPEHITVNKGDKVTMYITNVERAEDETHGFTIDHHDIHVSVEPGETAQIDFVADIEGVFPYYCTEFCSALHLEMMGYFLVKDPKKDYDWSQKSKIKNLSPAELQEEYKKITANNEATQRVVDALFAFLKENQASKYPTVNNLLEDAKDQYAKILPEKEKATKAYKENNFENAILLENMAWQYLIKTADSAIRAKDLLVNTLASPKSAAAKRGEGAFKEGGCSGCHVVGKVSSGPDVTGVLKRHKNAEQWVAEYVKNPESKFQEPYMKKLIEFFNLKMPNQNMNDQEITDIIEYFKWVDKNADFF; encoded by the coding sequence ATGAAAAAGTACGTATGGCTGATGTATAGCATGATAGCGGGATGGCTGTTTTTAGCACAATCTATAGAGGCTCAATCAAAATTTCAAGACGTGATGCAACAACGCGGACTCTCCGAACAAGACGCGATTGCAGCATTAAAAGTTTATCAGCCAAGCGGTAAGCATGATGAATACTATGTGTTTGCCAGCGGCGGACAATCGGGGCAAGTGTTGGTTTATGGAGTTCCTTCTATGCGGATATTGAAATATATCAGCGTTTTTACTCCCGAACCGTGGCAAGGATACGGTTTTGATACAGATTCAAAAGAAATTTTACGCGAAGGCAATGTAAGAGGTCGTGAAATTAATTGGGGCGATACGCACCATCCCGCACTTTCCGAAACCAACGGCGTGTATGACGGGCAATACCTTTTTATTAACGATAAAGCCAATGCGAGAATTGCCGTGATTAACCTGAAGTATTTTGAAACTTCGCAAATTGTCGTTAATCCTCTTTTTAAATCAGATCATGGCGGTGCATTCGTAACGCCAAATACCGAATACATTCTCGAATCATGTCAATATGCCGCACCTTTAACAAACGATTATTATCCTATGGAAGCTTATCAAGATACTTATAGAGGGGGAGTGACTTTTTGGAAATTTGACAAAGAAAAAGGAAGAATTTTGCCAGAAGAATCTTTTACGTTAGAACTTCCTCCTTATATGCAAGATTTGACAGATGCTGGAAAAGGTATCTCAGATGGGTGGGGATTTACTAATTCTTTTAATTCCGAACTTTATACGGGAGGAATTGAAAAAGGGTTCCCTCCCTTCGAAGCGGGATGTAGTCGTAGCGATACAGATTATTTGCATGTTTACAATTGGAAAAAATTAGCTGAGCTTGCAAAAGATGCAAAAAATGTAAAAATCATTAATAATCACAAAGTAATTCCTATTGATGTGGCAGTTAAAAATAATGCACTTTTTTTGATTCCGGAAAATAAATCTCCGCACGGCGTCGACGTGAATCCAAACGGTCAATACATTATCGTTTCCGGAAAGCTCGATACGCATGCGTCCGTCTATGACTTTAAAAAAATTCTTCAACAAATAGACAATAAAGAGTTCGTCGGCAAGGATTCTTACGGTATACCAATCCTCGATTTAAAGAAATCATTGCACGGTCAACTGGAATTGGGATTGGGGCATCTTCATAACAGCTTCGGAAAAGAAGACGGGATTGTGTACAGCTCTTTATACGTCGACTCTCAAATCGTCAAATGGGACTATAAAAACTTGAAGATATACGATAGGGTCAATATTCACTACAATGTCGGTCACCTCGAAGCGATGGAGGGTAAATCCGCCGATCCGCAAGGAAAATATCTGATCGCTTTAAATAAATTAGCGATCGATAGATTTTTACCGGTAGGCCCGTTGCACCCGCAAAATAATCAGCTGATCGATATCGGCGATAAGAAAATGGAACTCTTATACGACTTGCCGATACCTTTAGGCGAGCCGCATCAAGCCGCATCCATTCGCGCAAGTAAAATACACCCCGAAGTCAGATACCCTATGGGAACGAACCCGAAAACGAATCAACCGCATATAGGTAAAACGCTTGCGGGAGAGGAGCATATCGTTCGCAAAGGAGATCATATGTATATTTATGCGACGATGGTGCGCTCACATATCAATCCCGAGCATATTACCGTCAACAAAGGGGATAAAGTTACGATGTATATTACCAACGTCGAACGTGCCGAAGACGAAACGCACGGCTTTACGATCGACCATCACGATATTCACGTCTCCGTCGAACCGGGTGAAACGGCGCAGATCGATTTCGTTGCCGATATCGAAGGCGTTTTCCCTTACTATTGTACGGAATTTTGTTCGGCGTTACATCTGGAAATGATGGGGTATTTTTTAGTCAAAGATCCGAAAAAAGATTATGATTGGAGCCAAAAATCAAAAATCAAAAATCTTTCCCCAGCAGAACTGCAAGAAGAGTATAAAAAAATTACGGCCAATAACGAAGCGACTCAAAGAGTCGTCGATGCTCTTTTTGCATTTTTAAAAGAGAACCAAGCTTCGAAGTATCCAACCGTGAATAACTTACTAGAAGACGCGAAAGACCAATATGCGAAAATTCTTCCGGAGAAAGAGAAAGCGACAAAAGCATATAAAGAAAATAATTTTGAAAATGCGATTCTTCTTGAGAATATGGCATGGCAGTACCTCATTAAAACCGCAGACTCGGCAATTAGAGCGAAAGATCTGTTGGTTAACACCTTGGCTTCTCCCAAATCTGCCGCCGCTAAACGAGGAGAGGGCGCTTTTAAAGAAGGCGGGTGTTCGGGATGTCATGTCGTCGGGAAAGTGAGTTCCGGACCAGACGTAACGGGTGTGTTAAAACGTCACAAAAATGCGGAACAATGGGTTGCCGAATATGTCAAAAATCCTGAGAGCAAATTTCAAGAGCCTTATATGAAAAAGCTGATCGAATTTTTCAATCTTAAAATGCCGAACCAAAATATGAACGATCAAGAGATTACAGATATTATTGAGTATTTTAAATGGGTAGACAAAAACGCTGATTTTTTCTAA
- a CDS encoding HAD family hydrolase: MLKKLLSSSLHSNSSVVLATDLDGTLLAGPLSARRHLRELFSGNIPYAKLVFVTGRGLESILPVLNDPMVPRPDYIIADVGATVVYGDTLLPVFPLQQEISDLWPGTQSVVDALESFSYLERQSVPQERRCSFWCMKR, from the coding sequence ATGCTTAAAAAATTACTTTCTTCTTCTTTACATTCAAACTCAAGCGTTGTTCTAGCAACGGATTTGGATGGTACTTTACTCGCAGGTCCACTGTCCGCACGACGGCATTTACGTGAACTTTTTAGCGGAAATATTCCTTATGCTAAACTTGTTTTTGTCACAGGACGAGGCTTAGAGTCGATTTTGCCTGTTTTAAATGACCCGATGGTTCCCAGACCTGATTATATTATCGCGGATGTGGGGGCAACAGTGGTTTATGGTGATACGTTGTTGCCTGTTTTTCCGTTGCAACAAGAGATTTCCGATCTTTGGCCTGGCACGCAATCGGTGGTAGATGCACTGGAATCTTTTTCCTATTTAGAGCGCCAAAGTGTTCCACAGGAGCGTCGGTGTTCGTTTTGGTGCATGAAGCGATGA
- a CDS encoding nucleotidyltransferase family protein, which yields MKKEDVLSYLKLHKRKMQEEYHVEKIGLFGSYAHDSEHFSSDIDLVLKFENDYINSCDPWDYFNTLTHIKNDVSSYFALHVDIVDEQSDSPYLSQIQKEAIYV from the coding sequence ATGAAAAAAGAAGATGTACTTAGCTACCTCAAATTACATAAAAGAAAAATGCAAGAAGAATATCATGTTGAAAAAATAGGGCTTTTTGGTTCTTATGCACACGATAGCGAGCACTTTAGCAGTGATATAGATTTGGTTTTGAAATTTGAAAATGACTACATAAATTCATGTGACCCTTGGGATTATTTTAATACATTGACACATATAAAAAACGATGTATCAAGCTATTTTGCTTTACATGTAGATATCGTCGATGAGCAAAGTGACTCACCTTACTTGTCTCAAATACAAAAAGAAGCTATCTATGTTTAA
- a CDS encoding SIR2 family NAD-dependent protein deacylase, whose protein sequence is MARVVIFSGAGISAESGLSTFRDTDGLWEKYRIEEICQAGCLSWNRENTLTFYDARREQLSSVTPNAAHYALSQLQEKYPNNIAIITQNVDDLFERAGCKDVLHLHGFLPRLRCEQCGATHLIGYTKQERTFTCKECGGSFRPDIVFFGEPAPMYEHLYEAMEECQFLVIIGSSGNVVAMDHFALHVKVSILNNLEPSDAINERVYTKVLHQKATEAVDEIVEDIERFMQG, encoded by the coding sequence ATGGCACGGGTTGTAATATTCTCAGGAGCAGGCATCAGCGCGGAGAGTGGACTCTCCACCTTTCGTGATACGGATGGACTGTGGGAAAAATACCGCATCGAAGAGATTTGTCAGGCTGGGTGTCTGTCTTGGAACCGTGAAAATACCCTCACATTTTACGACGCAAGGCGCGAACAACTGAGTTCTGTCACACCCAATGCCGCGCATTACGCTCTTTCTCAACTGCAAGAAAAATACCCCAATAATATTGCGATCATCACCCAAAACGTCGACGATCTTTTCGAACGAGCAGGGTGTAAAGATGTTTTGCATTTACACGGTTTTTTGCCTCGTTTGCGTTGTGAACAGTGTGGCGCAACCCATCTCATCGGCTACACCAAGCAAGAGCGAACCTTTACATGTAAAGAATGCGGAGGCTCCTTTCGCCCCGACATCGTCTTCTTCGGCGAGCCAGCTCCCATGTACGAACACCTTTACGAAGCCATGGAAGAGTGCCAGTTCTTGGTCATCATCGGCTCAAGCGGAAACGTCGTTGCAATGGATCATTTTGCTTTACATGTAAAAGTTTCCATCCTCAATAATTTAGAGCCAAGTGATGCCATAAATGAGCGGGTTTATACGAAAGTGTTGCATCAAAAAGCGACTGAGGCGGTGGATGAAATCGTTGAGGATATTGAGCGATTTATGCAAGGGTGA
- a CDS encoding c-type cytochrome has protein sequence MKVAYWLSKILTGLALIVLMYGFVVPSVGFHGTLERIKDGKVGDIPAYVYPLWNFYQKDRYISINTPQKVRGDLKKMIEISEEIGVPSMPVWKFSLEAPNYPKEAFPYGLPVFIHFDGLSGEVHEMNTINHYVGMAHMERGGIYERALAPYALIMLALLLALFMIYDYKWIDFLMAIPVLLPFLFMGIYGYWLYWFGHTLQNGAITIKPFMPILLGDGKVAQFTTHAYPVIGFWALASISALSLAAWIFKVKACKNQVDRKATLLRHVLAAFVVIASLSAGLYMLITDINVNILAKISAIVGTTKQKPVTEVIVQTPSVNTQEAIEKEREAEQKKQALKVKALEDRAGSLGKFKVSQLYKSNCAPCHGVNGEGAMGTKLLGLKQDAMVQKLLDYKQQQEEMHIAVLDHMSKEEIQSVIDEISRFEDR, from the coding sequence ATGAAAGTAGCGTATTGGCTATCAAAAATACTGACGGGGTTGGCTTTGATCGTTTTAATGTACGGATTTGTCGTTCCTTCGGTAGGTTTTCATGGAACTTTGGAGCGTATCAAAGACGGTAAAGTCGGAGATATCCCCGCTTACGTCTATCCGTTGTGGAATTTTTATCAAAAAGATCGGTATATCAGTATCAATACACCTCAAAAAGTACGAGGCGATCTTAAAAAAATGATAGAGATATCCGAAGAGATCGGTGTCCCGTCTATGCCGGTATGGAAATTTTCGCTTGAAGCCCCGAACTATCCCAAAGAAGCTTTCCCTTACGGGCTACCCGTCTTTATTCATTTTGATGGACTCAGCGGCGAGGTACACGAGATGAATACGATTAACCACTATGTCGGTATGGCGCATATGGAAAGAGGCGGCATTTACGAACGTGCGCTTGCTCCTTACGCTTTGATTATGCTGGCGCTGTTGCTTGCCTTATTTATGATTTACGATTATAAATGGATTGATTTTTTGATGGCGATTCCCGTACTTTTGCCTTTTTTGTTTATGGGAATTTACGGGTATTGGCTTTATTGGTTCGGGCATACGCTTCAAAACGGCGCGATTACGATAAAACCGTTTATGCCTATACTGCTTGGAGACGGAAAAGTTGCTCAATTTACGACACATGCCTATCCCGTTATCGGTTTTTGGGCATTGGCGTCTATTAGCGCATTGTCTTTAGCGGCTTGGATATTTAAAGTCAAAGCATGCAAAAACCAAGTCGATCGTAAAGCGACGCTTCTTCGCCATGTTTTGGCGGCATTTGTCGTGATAGCGAGTTTATCGGCAGGGCTTTATATGTTAATTACGGATATTAACGTCAATATCTTGGCAAAAATTTCCGCTATCGTCGGTACTACGAAACAAAAACCCGTAACGGAAGTGATCGTTCAAACCCCGTCCGTGAATACGCAAGAAGCGATCGAAAAAGAAAGAGAAGCCGAACAAAAAAAACAAGCGCTCAAAGTCAAAGCTTTAGAAGACAGAGCAGGCTCTCTTGGAAAGTTTAAAGTCAGCCAACTCTATAAAAGCAATTGCGCTCCCTGCCATGGCGTTAACGGAGAAGGAGCGATGGGAACAAAATTGCTTGGGTTAAAACAAGACGCTATGGTGCAAAAGCTATTGGACTATAAGCAACAACAAGAAGAGATGCATATTGCCGTGCTTGATCACATGTCAAAAGAAGAGATACAAAGCGTTATCGACGAGATTAGTCGGTTTGAAGACAGGTAA
- a CDS encoding SIR2 family NAD-dependent protein deacylase produces MQQREKYRIEEICQAGCLSWNRENTLTFYDARREQLSSVTPNAAHYALSKLQEKYPNDIALITQNVDDLFERAGCKDILHLHGFLPRLRCEQCGTTQLIGYAKQDRTFTCKNCGGSFRPDIVFFGEPAPMYEHLYEAMEECQFLVIIGSSGNVVAMDHFALHVKVSILNNLEPSDAINERVYTKVLH; encoded by the coding sequence ATACAGCAAAGGGAAAAGTACCGCATCGAAGAGATCTGTCAAGCGGGATGTCTTTCTTGGAACCGTGAAAACACCCTAACATTTTACGACGCAAGGCGCGAACAACTAAGCTCCGTCACACCCAATGCCGCGCACTACGCTCTTTCTAAACTTCAAGAAAAATACCCCAACGACATCGCACTCATCACCCAAAACGTCGACGATCTTTTCGAGCGAGCAGGGTGCAAGGACATTTTACATTTGCACGGCTTTTTACCACGCCTTCGCTGTGAACAGTGTGGTACAACCCAGCTTATCGGTTACGCCAAACAAGATCGAACCTTTACATGTAAAAACTGCGGTGGCTCCTTTCGCCCCGACATCGTCTTCTTCGGCGAACCCGCTCCCATGTACGAACACCTCTATGAAGCGATGGAAGAGTGCCAATTTTTAGTCATCATCGGCTCAAGCGGAAACGTCGTTGCAATGGATCATTTTGCTTTACATGTAAAAGTTTCCATCCTCAATAATTTAGAGCCAAGTGATGCCATAAATGAGCGGGTTTATACGAAAGTGTTGCATTAA
- a CDS encoding HepT-like ribonuclease domain-containing protein, with the protein MSKESISKIYLILEKIEYIEAIVSNAGSITNALHDLTTYRPAILMHLTSIAEQFDKLRKSSNNTFLEYFEADDLKGIYDVRNYIAHDYEGVNLAIIEWIIRHILPKFKEQCSKIIEKSSKFYM; encoded by the coding sequence ATGTCTAAAGAAAGCATTAGTAAAATCTATCTCATTCTTGAAAAAATAGAGTATATTGAAGCAATTGTTTCAAATGCTGGCTCTATTACCAACGCTTTGCATGACTTAACAACCTATCGCCCCGCTATTTTGATGCACCTTACTTCCATTGCTGAACAATTTGACAAACTCCGTAAATCTTCCAACAATACATTTCTTGAATATTTTGAAGCTGACGATCTTAAAGGCATTTACGATGTTAGAAATTATATCGCCCATGATTACGAAGGCGTTAACCTTGCTATTATTGAGTGGATTATAAGGCATATTTTGCCGAAATTTAAAGAGCAGTGTTCGAAGATTATTGAAAAAAGTTCTAAATTTTACATGTAA
- a CDS encoding IS982 family transposase, which yields MERDIITVYCLIDEYLKVSGIKDDVRAKISNAEVLLIGYMAVNDFNGNYFKAHQYVKMMHLVKEIDYTRFLRRLVKINDVLSTLFLFLGSLFQRLNGAKIYSVDSFPVELCQITRQSRVRLWSDPSLKGYNASKGRFFYGLKVHMVVTADKEPVMVHISEGSIHDVTAGYQFMHYLPQKSITIGDKGYVSSKLEAFLKQFEIVLSPIGRNNMQQENKEEYFTKRRIRKGVETAFSMITAKFGKVIKATTIGGFLTKLRLFITAYAINCFLKLSDDKKALLFN from the coding sequence ATGGAGCGAGATATTATAACCGTTTATTGTTTAATTGATGAGTATTTGAAGGTATCAGGGATAAAAGATGATGTTAGAGCTAAGATTAGTAATGCAGAAGTGCTGCTTATCGGGTATATGGCAGTGAATGATTTTAATGGCAACTATTTCAAAGCACATCAGTATGTTAAGATGATGCACTTGGTGAAAGAGATTGACTACACGAGATTTTTGCGCCGCTTAGTAAAAATAAATGACGTGTTGTCCACACTTTTTTTGTTTTTAGGCTCATTGTTTCAGCGATTAAACGGTGCAAAGATTTACTCTGTTGATTCTTTTCCTGTTGAATTGTGCCAAATCACAAGGCAAAGCAGAGTCAGATTGTGGAGTGATCCATCTTTGAAGGGGTATAATGCATCCAAAGGAAGATTCTTTTATGGGCTTAAAGTCCATATGGTAGTCACAGCCGATAAAGAGCCTGTAATGGTACATATCTCAGAAGGCTCCATACACGATGTTACGGCGGGGTATCAATTTATGCACTATCTACCCCAAAAATCAATCACGATTGGAGATAAAGGGTATGTTTCATCAAAGTTAGAAGCTTTTTTAAAACAGTTTGAGATTGTACTTTCACCCATTGGGCGTAACAACATGCAACAAGAAAACAAAGAAGAGTATTTTACCAAGCGTAGAATTAGAAAAGGTGTTGAAACTGCCTTTTCTATGATCACTGCTAAGTTTGGTAAAGTGATTAAGGCTACAACCATTGGTGGCTTTTTAACAAAGCTTAGACTTTTCATCACTGCGTATGCTATCAACTGCTTTTTGAAGCTTAGTGATGACAAAAAAGCTCTTCTGTTTAACTAG
- a CDS encoding alpha/beta fold hydrolase: MKKNIGGLSVLVEGNQKDTAIIFLHGFPYDHTMWHEQIAALSENYYCVAYDIRGLGGSSVGDGQFTMESFVDDLELVINELRIEKPSILCGFSMGGYITLRALERMENAFSAVILCDTASNADDNEGKLNRSDVIRRINAQGLTTFSKNFIGHCFSDGYKKAHKEVVDKRIAKSTKFNSIGVKGCLFAILTRNDMTSFLPSINLPTLVMCGEHDTITPPAKVKAMAEKIPNAEFVLIKNAAHMSVVENPVDCNEAIKAFLAKL, encoded by the coding sequence ATGAAAAAAAATATCGGCGGATTATCGGTTTTAGTAGAAGGCAATCAAAAAGATACAGCAATCATTTTTTTACACGGTTTCCCGTATGACCACACCATGTGGCATGAGCAAATTGCAGCGCTGAGTGAAAATTACTACTGTGTGGCGTACGACATCAGAGGACTCGGTGGCTCTTCTGTTGGTGATGGACAGTTTACGATGGAGTCGTTTGTCGATGATCTTGAACTGGTGATCAACGAGTTGAGGATCGAAAAACCATCGATCTTGTGCGGGTTTTCAATGGGTGGCTACATTACCCTTCGCGCACTTGAACGGATGGAAAATGCTTTTTCCGCGGTCATTTTATGTGACACGGCTTCCAATGCCGATGATAACGAAGGAAAACTCAACCGCTCCGATGTCATCAGACGCATCAATGCGCAAGGCTTGACCACGTTTTCCAAAAATTTCATCGGACACTGTTTCAGCGATGGCTATAAAAAAGCGCACAAAGAGGTGGTCGATAAACGCATCGCCAAGTCGACAAAGTTTAACTCCATCGGCGTTAAAGGGTGTCTGTTTGCGATATTGACGCGCAATGACATGACATCATTTCTTCCTTCCATCAACCTTCCAACTTTAGTCATGTGCGGTGAACACGACACCATAACGCCACCTGCTAAAGTGAAAGCGATGGCTGAAAAGATACCTAATGCTGAATTTGTGCTCATCAAAAACGCGGCACACATGAGCGTGGTTGAAAACCCCGTAGATTGCAACGAGGCAATCAAAGCATTTTTAGCAAAACTTTAA
- a CDS encoding nucleotidyltransferase family protein → MCRKSLHVIHKALNLRYNFFMKKETILQQLKSMKNNYLPEGFVIEGLFGSYARDEADETSDIDILIEAKPSFVERYGIKSIERIEEIKKEMSSVFGISVDLADKTGMGKTAQKFIIDRTIYV, encoded by the coding sequence GTGTGTCGTAAATCTTTACATGTAATTCACAAAGCGCTCAATCTTCGCTATAATTTTTTTATGAAAAAAGAAACCATTCTTCAACAGCTTAAAAGCATGAAAAATAATTATTTACCTGAAGGCTTTGTTATAGAGGGCTTATTTGGCTCTTACGCTCGTGATGAAGCCGATGAGACAAGCGACATTGACATTCTCATCGAAGCCAAACCCTCCTTTGTCGAACGCTACGGCATTAAGTCTATTGAGCGTATCGAAGAAATCAAAAAAGAGATGAGTTCTGTTTTTGGAATTTCCGTTGATTTGGCTGATAAAACAGGGATGGGTAAAACCGCTCAAAAATTTATTATCGATAGAACAATTTATGTCTAA
- a CDS encoding IS982 family transposase: MERNIITVYCLIDEYLKLVGIKDDVRAKISNAEVLLIGYIAVNDFNGNYFKAHQYSMMMHLVKSIDYTRFLRRLAKINTVLSTLFGFLGTLFQKLNGVKIYSVDSFPVELCQITRQSSVRLWSDPSLKGYNASKGRFFYGFKVHMIVTTDKEPVMVHISTDSIHDVTAGYKFIHHLPKELIAIGDKGYVSSKLEAFLKRFDILLSPIRRHNMQRENREDYFTKRRIRKGVETAFSMITAKFGKVIKATTIGGFLTKLRLFITAYAINCFLKLSDDKKALLFN, from the coding sequence ATGGAGCGAAATATTATAACAGTTTATTGTTTAATTGATGAGTATTTGAAGCTAGTAGGAATAAAAGATGATGTTAGAGCTAAGATTAGTAACGCAGAAGTGTTGCTGATTGGGTATATAGCAGTGAATGATTTCAATGGAAACTATTTCAAAGCTCATCAGTATTCCATGATGATGCATTTAGTGAAAAGTATTGATTATACGAGATTCCTAAGACGTCTAGCAAAAATCAATACTGTATTATCAACACTTTTTGGTTTTCTAGGAACGTTATTTCAAAAGCTCAATGGTGTAAAGATTTATTCTGTTGATTCATTTCCTGTTGAGTTATGTCAAATTACAAGGCAAAGTAGTGTCAGATTGTGGAGTGATCCATCACTTAAAGGTTACAATGCATCAAAAGGAAGGTTCTTTTATGGATTCAAAGTGCATATGATAGTGACAACGGATAAAGAACCTGTGATGGTTCATATCTCTACAGACTCTATCCACGATGTTACTGCTGGGTATAAATTCATACACCATTTACCCAAAGAATTGATTGCTATTGGAGATAAAGGATATGTTTCATCAAAACTCGAAGCGTTCTTAAAACGATTTGATATTTTACTATCACCTATTAGGCGTCATAACATGCAACGAGAAAATAGGGAAGATTATTTTACCAAACGTAGAATCAGAAAAGGTGTTGAAACAGCTTTTTCTATGATAACTGCTAAATTTGGTAAAGTAATCAAGGCTACAACCATTGGTGGCTTTTTAACAAAGCTTAGACTCTTCATCACTGCTTATGCTATCAACTGCTTTTTGAAGCTTAGTGATGACAAAAAAGCCTTACTGTTTAACTAG